The genomic segment AGAGCACGTCGGCGCCCAGGTTCAGCAGCACGTAGAGGCCCGCCGAGACCAGCACGACGGCCTGCACGACCGCGTAGTCGCGGTTGAACACGCCGTCCACCAGCAGCTTGCCGAAGCCGGGGATGGCGAAGACCTGCTCGGTGAGCACCGCGCCCGAGAGCAGCCGCCCGAACTCGATGGCGCCCAGGGTGATGAT from the Candidatus Methylomirabilota bacterium genome contains:
- a CDS encoding ABC transporter permease subunit, with the protein product IITLGAIEFGRLLSGAVLTEQVFAIPGFGKLLVDGVFNRDYAVVQAVVLVSAGLYVLLNLGADVLYFLANPRLRGTT